In Streptomyces venezuelae, the sequence CAGAGTAGATCATCCGCCCGCCCGGTCCCCGGTGCCCGGGGGACGTTGGCCGGGGAGTGACGTAGCTTGCCACGGTCGCGAACCGAGACTTTGCCGGGGGAAGCGCCGTACCCATCCTCGCCACCTGCCTGCCGAGCGCTGACAGCAGGCCTTCACTGACGGCGACGCGTGGCTGAGGCCGCCGGTCCGTGCGGGCGAGCCTCAGGAAGACGGCGAGGCGTGGTCGGACTCGCCGCGCAGGACGCAGAATTCATTGCCTTCAGGATCGGCGAGGACCGCCCAGCCCGTACCGTCGGGCTGCCGGCGGTCGGTGACCAGGGTGGCGCCGAGACCCAGCAGCCGTTCGACCTCCTCCTCGCGCGAGGCCGTCGGACGCAGGCACAGGTGGATCCGGTTCTTGACCGTTTTCGGTTCCGGCACCTGGTTGAAGTACAGCAGAGGACCTTCCGCGAGCATCACCGCGGTCTCCCGGTCGCCTCGTCCGGCGCCGGGGTGCAGCGGACTGCCGGTCGCTTCACTCCAGAACCGGGCCAGCTCGTACGCGTCCGAGCAGTCGATCGCCACGTTCTGCACCACCGAAACCATGCGGCACAGCCTGCCCGAGCACCGCTCCGCCCGCCACCGAATAGCCTCAGCTCTGTTTCGTCCAGCGCTGCGAGGCCTGTCCACCGCACGTGTTGGTCACCAGGCCGCTGCTCATGCCCAGGTCGAGACAGCCCCCGCTGAAGTCGTTGCGGAGGCTGCCGTTCGACCCCGTACGCCACAGCCGGGCGGTGCCCTGGGAGCAGTCGCCGACGAAGACCGCCTGGCCGAGCATGTTGGCGTACAGGCAGCCGCCGCCCTGCTGGTTGACGAGCTTGAAGCTGCCGTCCGGTCTGCTCTGCACGGTCCACCGGGCACTCGCGTCCGCGCAGTCGCCGTGGTCCGAGGCTCCGAACACCTGCGTGATGCACCGGCCGTCGTTGCCGTTGCGGAAGCGGTAGGTGCCGGATGCGGGAGGGGCCGGGGGCGCCGGGGTCGTGGGCGCCGTGGAGGTCCCGCCGCCGGAGGCGCGGCTACTGCCGGAGCCGCCCGCGGCGGCGGGGTCGCCGGAGTTCCCGGCGCTGCCCGGGCCGGGCTGGGCACCGCCGCCGGGGAGGGCACCGGTGCCGGTGCCACTGCCGGGACCGGTTCCGCCCGCGCCCCCGGCGGCCGCGCCCTGTCCCGGGTCCTGGGCGGGTGGCTGCACGGGTGAGGCCGTACCGGACGGACTGCCGTCGGGCGGGGCCGCCGTACCCGGTGGCACGACCGGTGTGGTGGGGCTGGCCGGCGCCGAGGGCGGGGCGGACGGGGAGTTCGCCGCGCCGGCCCTGGGCGCGGAGGCGTACGGCAGGTGCTGGAGGGCCAGCGTCGTCCCGCCCGCGACCACGACGACGGGCACGACGGCGAGGAGGACCCGGGTGCGGCGGCGGCGCGCGACCGGCTCCGGACGGGCCGTGACCGGGGGAGCGGGCGCCGCCGGGACCGGTGCCTTCTCCGGATCCGGACCCGCCTCCGGCTTCACCTCGGGCTCGGCCCGCTCACCGGTGAGCGGGAGCGTCGGGACGTCGGCCTCCTGTACGTTCGCGGCGAACGCGGCTCGCTCGGTCAGTCGCTCGGTGACGGCCTCCGGCCACAGCGGTGCTGCGAACGGGCCGTGCCCATCCGCGCGTTCGAGGAGTTCGGCGGCGGTGGGACGCCCCTCGGGGTCCTTGTCGAGGCAGGCCGCGACCAGCTCGGCGAGCTCCGGCTCCAGCTCCCGCAACGGCGCCAGGTCGGGCTCCTCGTGGACGATGCGGTACAGCACCCCGTGCCCCGACTCGTCGCCGAACGGCGGCTGACCGCACGCCGCGTACGCGAGTACGGAGCCCAGCGCGAACACGTCCGTGGCCCCGCTCAACCGCCGTCGGCCCGAGGCCTGTTCGGGTGCCATGTAGGCCGGTGTGCCCACGACCATGCCGGTCCGGGTCAGCTGGCTCTGCTCGGCGGCCCGGGCAACGCCGAAGTCGATCAGGGTGAGACCGTCGAGGGTCAGCATGACGTTGGACGGTTTGAGGTCCCGGTGCACCATGTCCAGCGCGTGCACCGCCGCCAGCCCCGCCGCGGCCTCCCGCAGCAGCAGCCACAGCGCCCGCGCGGGCAGCGGGCCGCCGTGCAGGGCGACGGCCTCCCGCAGGGTGAGCCCGGGGATGTAGGCGGTGGCGAACCACGGGGGAGAGGCGGTGCGGTCGCTGTCGAGCAGCGGAGCGGTGGCGTCCGAGGGCAGCCGGGCGAGGTTGTCCAGCTCGTGCCCGAAGCGGCGCAGGAAGTCCTGGTCCTCTCCGACGACGGAGGACAGGAGCTGCTTGACGGCGACGTACCGGCCCTCACGGATGCCGAGATAGACGCGCCCCATGCCGCCGGCCCCGAGCCGGCCCGCCAGCGGGATCGATCCGATGCGGCGCGGATCCCCCGCCTCCAGCGGTTCGGCCCCGCTCCCCGTCAGCTCTGACACGTCAGCCCCGCTCGAATTGGAGAAGTTTCCAGGAATCTAACCCCGAAGATCCTGGAACGGCAACGCGGGTCGCCGAAAGGCGAGTTGATCGCGGCCCGCCGCGAGTGGCGCGGAATCCGCAAGGCTCCGACCCGCAGGCGACGGGGTCCTGCACACGGCCCGTCAGCTGCCGGCCGCGCGGGTCGAAGCGGAACCGGACCCCTGTCCGCCCGACCCCGCGGCGGATCAGCAGAACTGGCCCGGGCGGCCGACCTGCTGGCCCGGTCCGGGCCGCACGCCCCGCTGGCCGCCCCCGTCGACAGTGGGATAATCCAGTGGGGGAGACAGATGTGACGCACTCGGATCGAGAAGCTCGGGCGACTCGAAGGGAGGAGCGTGGTGAGCACCCCCGCCGCCGCTCGCATCGCTGACCTGCTGGAGGACGTACCGACGGCCTCGAACCCGCCCGCACGGTTCCCCGCTCCGGCCCCCGACCGACCGCCGCGCACCGATGGTCCAACACTCAACATCACCGTGGTCTGGGGCGACATCGCGCAGATCGAGGCAGATCTGCACGTCACGGGTCACTACCAGTCGGTAGTGCCCGCGGCCGCGGAACTGGCGCTGGACCGGGCCATTTCCGTCGACCCCCGCCGGATCATCACGGAGCACACCAAGCTCGGCTGGATCGAAGCCCAGTTGGGCGAGGTCACGTACTTCCCCTGCCGTGAGGGTCCCGTTCGGTGCGCCGCGGTCGTCGGCATGGGACCGATGGGAACGCTGACGGAACGCCGCGCCGTCCAGATGTACGCGTCCCTGCTCGGCGAAGCACTCGGGCTCGGCCACGTCGGGACCATGGCCACCGTGCTCATCGGCTCGGGCACCGGCAATCTGACCGTCAAGCAGGCGGCCCGCGCCATCGCCCGGGGATTCGCCGACACCCTGGCGCCGCTGGGCCCGCCCGCGCCGCCGCCCCGGCTCACCGACGTGCTCGTCATGGAGGTCGACCGGCTGCGCGCGGAGCAGCTGCACCTCGCCCTCACGGAATCCGCCGCGAAGCTCCCGCAGGTACGGATCGTCCCGGGGCTGCGCGAGGAGAGCGGCGGGGAGCTGTTCGGGCCCTCCGCCGCGGTGTACGCCCTGTCGGCGCTGACCGGGCTCGCCGGACCGACGGGTGCGTCCGCCCGTGACGCCGCCCCGGGCGGCCCCGGTCCGCCCACCCCGCCGGGACCGCAGGCGGACGTGCTGCACACCGTGCTGGCCGGCTTCGACGCCGACATCCAGGAGAAGATCCGCGAGCAGCTGGTGGACCTGGCATCGGTGGAGCGCACCGAGCTGTCCCTGACCGTCCGCAGGCCGGCGGAGGCCCAGGACGACGCGGTACCCGTCCGGATGTCCGTCCAGTCGGGGGTCGGCGGCCTGCGCTGGGCGGCGCTGACCGGGCGGGCCACCGTGCCGGAGCGGCTCGTGCCGGTGGACATGGACCTGCTGCGGGAACTCGTGGACCGGCTGACGGAACCGAGCGTCAAGGACGCGTGCGAACTGCCCGACCTGCTGTCCCGGTTCGTGGTGCCGCCGGACTTCCAGCGGCTGCTGACCGACGACTCGACCGTACTCCTGGAACTGGACCGGGACACGGCTTCCGTCCCCTGGGAGTTCCTGGCCGAGATCCAGCAGGCGGGCGTGGAGAAGCGCGATCCCCTGGCGATCCGCACCCAGCTGTCCAGGCAACTGCGCACCACCTACTCGCGGGTGATGACCGAGAGCCTGGCCGACGCGCCGTTGCGTGCTCTGGTGATCGGCGATCCGGGCGACCCGGAGAAGGGGTTCCACCTGCCCGGCGCCCGCCAGGAGGCCCTCGCGGTGGCCTCCCGACTCAAGGAGCTCGGGGCCACCGTCAGTCTCTTCGTCGGCGCCGCGAACTCGCTGCGCCAGCCGGGCGTCGACCCGGCCCGGCGGCTCGACGTGCTGCGGGTCCTGCTGTGCGGGGGCAACCACATCGTCCACTACTGCGGACACAGCGACTTCGACCTCTCCGGTACGGGACGGCGCTCGGGCTGGGTCTTCGCCGACGGGCTGCTGACCGCCCAGGAACTCGCCCTGCTCGAACGGCCGCCCCTGATCGTCGTCGCCAACGCCTGTTACACCGCCCGCCTCGGCGACGGCGAGGGCACCGGCCCCGGCAGCCCGCCCGGAGCGCCCGGCCTCGCGGGCCGCAGCCCCTGGGGCAACCCGCAGGCCGCGCTGGTGCCGAGCCTCGCCGACGAGTTCCTGCGCATGGGCGTGGGCCACTACATCGGGGCGGCCTGGCGGATCCCGGACGACCAGGGGATCTCCTTCGCCGACCAGTTCTACACGCACCTGTTCAACGGCGGTGCCGGTGAGGCGACCCCGACGGTGGGCGGCGCCGTCCGCGCGGCGCGCAGGCGCCTCTACGGGCTGCGCGCCGCAGGGCAGCGGGAGCAGGACCCCGGGGCTCCGGCCGGTCCCGGCGATCGCGACGGCCACGACGGATCCGACGGCCCCGGCCGGCCCGGCAGCCCGCACGTCACGCCGAGTGGGCAGCGCTGGAGTTCCTGGGCCGCCTACCAGCACTACGGCGACGCGGCCGACCCGTTCGTCCGGCCGGCCGGCGGCTAGACCCGCTCTTCGGGATCCTGCCGAGCCCGCCCCGCCCCCGAACCC encodes:
- a CDS encoding VOC family protein, producing MVSVVQNVAIDCSDAYELARFWSEATGSPLHPGAGRGDRETAVMLAEGPLLYFNQVPEPKTVKNRIHLCLRPTASREEEVERLLGLGATLVTDRRQPDGTGWAVLADPEGNEFCVLRGESDHASPSS
- a CDS encoding serine/threonine protein kinase, whose amino-acid sequence is MSELTGSGAEPLEAGDPRRIGSIPLAGRLGAGGMGRVYLGIREGRYVAVKQLLSSVVGEDQDFLRRFGHELDNLARLPSDATAPLLDSDRTASPPWFATAYIPGLTLREAVALHGGPLPARALWLLLREAAAGLAAVHALDMVHRDLKPSNVMLTLDGLTLIDFGVARAAEQSQLTRTGMVVGTPAYMAPEQASGRRRLSGATDVFALGSVLAYAACGQPPFGDESGHGVLYRIVHEEPDLAPLRELEPELAELVAACLDKDPEGRPTAAELLERADGHGPFAAPLWPEAVTERLTERAAFAANVQEADVPTLPLTGERAEPEVKPEAGPDPEKAPVPAAPAPPVTARPEPVARRRRTRVLLAVVPVVVVAGGTTLALQHLPYASAPRAGAANSPSAPPSAPASPTTPVVPPGTAAPPDGSPSGTASPVQPPAQDPGQGAAAGGAGGTGPGSGTGTGALPGGGAQPGPGSAGNSGDPAAAGGSGSSRASGGGTSTAPTTPAPPAPPASGTYRFRNGNDGRCITQVFGASDHGDCADASARWTVQSRPDGSFKLVNQQGGGCLYANMLGQAVFVGDCSQGTARLWRTGSNGSLRNDFSGGCLDLGMSSGLVTNTCGGQASQRWTKQS
- a CDS encoding CHAT domain-containing protein, giving the protein MSTPAAARIADLLEDVPTASNPPARFPAPAPDRPPRTDGPTLNITVVWGDIAQIEADLHVTGHYQSVVPAAAELALDRAISVDPRRIITEHTKLGWIEAQLGEVTYFPCREGPVRCAAVVGMGPMGTLTERRAVQMYASLLGEALGLGHVGTMATVLIGSGTGNLTVKQAARAIARGFADTLAPLGPPAPPPRLTDVLVMEVDRLRAEQLHLALTESAAKLPQVRIVPGLREESGGELFGPSAAVYALSALTGLAGPTGASARDAAPGGPGPPTPPGPQADVLHTVLAGFDADIQEKIREQLVDLASVERTELSLTVRRPAEAQDDAVPVRMSVQSGVGGLRWAALTGRATVPERLVPVDMDLLRELVDRLTEPSVKDACELPDLLSRFVVPPDFQRLLTDDSTVLLELDRDTASVPWEFLAEIQQAGVEKRDPLAIRTQLSRQLRTTYSRVMTESLADAPLRALVIGDPGDPEKGFHLPGARQEALAVASRLKELGATVSLFVGAANSLRQPGVDPARRLDVLRVLLCGGNHIVHYCGHSDFDLSGTGRRSGWVFADGLLTAQELALLERPPLIVVANACYTARLGDGEGTGPGSPPGAPGLAGRSPWGNPQAALVPSLADEFLRMGVGHYIGAAWRIPDDQGISFADQFYTHLFNGGAGEATPTVGGAVRAARRRLYGLRAAGQREQDPGAPAGPGDRDGHDGSDGPGRPGSPHVTPSGQRWSSWAAYQHYGDAADPFVRPAGG